The Deltaproteobacteria bacterium genome window below encodes:
- a CDS encoding antibiotic biosynthesis monooxygenase, giving the protein MNASYGFHAVMTARPGHGDALVALLLEATAPGGPAANDDCVLYLVARSASAPEVVHVTEGWTSKAAHAENFARPQSQAFVARIAALVEGQAEYHDVVPQGGVLRGQGAR; this is encoded by the coding sequence ATGAACGCAAGCTACGGATTCCACGCGGTCATGACCGCACGCCCAGGCCATGGCGACGCGCTGGTCGCACTGCTGCTCGAGGCCACCGCCCCTGGCGGCCCAGCGGCGAACGACGACTGCGTGCTGTACCTGGTCGCTCGCTCGGCGAGCGCACCCGAGGTCGTGCACGTGACCGAGGGCTGGACCTCGAAGGCAGCCCACGCCGAGAACTTCGCGCGGCCGCAGTCGCAGGCCTTCGTCGCTCGCATCGCCGCGCTGGTCGAAGGCCAGGCGGAGTACCACGACGTGGTGCCGCAGGGCGGCGTGCTGCGCGGGCAGGGGGCGCGATGA
- a CDS encoding metallophosphoesterase, which translates to MARRGSLAVVLSVVALAVAIGHAYLWRRLVHDVGWPPSWSRALTWATIGIAVATPLAVLAGRVVAPRWSRWWLTPTYLWIGTATLACAALLAVDLLRAVLGAPTPRAGALAVVLFTLVAAAWASVEGRRVRVVRVEVPIARLPRALDGLTIVQLSDLHVGPILGRRFVERVVATTQALAPDVVAITGDLVDAPVAELDADVAALARLRAPLGCYFVTGNHEFHVDADAWCDHLGRLGVRVLRNARVTLARGGASLELAGIDDDEGAPPQLAAVLAGRDREVPLVLLAHRPHVIRAAGREGVDLQLSGHSHGGQLWPLPWLLRLDRLGRAGLRRFGATQLYVSCGTGHSGPPMRLGAPAEITQIVLRAHG; encoded by the coding sequence ATGGCACGCCGTGGATCCCTCGCGGTGGTGTTGTCGGTGGTCGCGCTGGCGGTCGCGATCGGCCACGCGTACCTGTGGCGACGACTGGTGCACGACGTCGGTTGGCCACCGTCGTGGTCGCGCGCGCTCACGTGGGCCACGATCGGCATCGCGGTCGCGACCCCGCTCGCGGTGCTCGCCGGCCGCGTGGTCGCGCCGCGGTGGTCGCGGTGGTGGCTGACGCCGACGTACCTCTGGATCGGCACCGCGACGCTGGCGTGCGCGGCGTTGCTGGCGGTCGATCTGCTGCGCGCGGTGCTCGGCGCACCGACGCCGCGCGCCGGGGCGCTCGCGGTGGTGCTGTTCACGCTCGTGGCCGCCGCGTGGGCGAGCGTCGAGGGCCGCCGCGTCCGGGTCGTGCGCGTCGAGGTGCCGATCGCACGGCTGCCCCGTGCGCTCGACGGGCTCACGATCGTGCAGCTGTCCGATCTGCACGTGGGGCCGATCCTCGGGCGACGCTTCGTCGAGCGCGTGGTCGCGACCACGCAGGCGCTCGCCCCCGATGTCGTCGCGATCACCGGCGATCTGGTCGACGCCCCGGTCGCCGAGCTCGACGCCGACGTCGCCGCGCTCGCGCGGCTGCGGGCGCCGCTCGGTTGCTACTTCGTGACCGGCAACCACGAGTTCCACGTCGACGCCGACGCGTGGTGCGATCACCTCGGCCGGCTCGGGGTCCGCGTGCTGCGCAACGCACGGGTGACGCTCGCGCGCGGCGGCGCGAGCCTCGAGCTCGCGGGCATCGACGACGACGAGGGCGCGCCGCCGCAGCTCGCCGCGGTGCTGGCGGGGCGCGATCGCGAGGTGCCGCTGGTGCTGCTCGCCCACCGACCCCACGTGATCCGGGCGGCGGGGCGCGAGGGGGTCGACCTGCAGCTCTCGGGGCACTCCCACGGCGGGCAGCTGTGGCCGCTGCCGTGGCTGCTGCGCCTCGATCGCCTCGGTCGTGCGGGGCTGCGGCGCTTCGGCGCGACGCAGCTCTACGTCAGCTGCGGCACCGGCCACTCGGGCCCGCCCATGCGGCTCGGTGCGCCCGCCGAGATCACGCAGATCGTGCTGCGCGCCCACGGCTGA
- a CDS encoding RHS repeat-associated core domain-containing protein codes for MSVAFGYDGDGLLTSAGDESLVHAGSSGLLTSAAVGEVDVAWTYDALGSVATAVTRYDGDEVASFAYELDELGRIVTVTETVDGDARVTAYAYDEAGRLSSVDVDAANVASYEYDGNGNRIEITTVVGGTPTVASASIDAQDRLVVQGDVEFEYAVTGELLSRSEDVLGLVAVTQYEHDAFGQLVAVELPDATLVEYELDARGRRVSRSVDGVLQQQWLYRSQLQVVAELDGAGDEVSRFVYGSHGHVPDLVLRDGSTYRLVVDHVGSVRLVVDVATGAIAQRLDYAGPGGPWGEVLLDTNPGFQPFGFAGGLYDAATGLVHFGAREYDPSIGRWISKDPVGFDGGTNHFAYCEGDPVNLVDPNGENPIGAAAAACAASAWCASLVATGASLLYAQAVCFASGACKLPPFPRFDFDLRLPESCRPIADKLRDRVSRVSPYREPAERPERECWVNSDIPSWEAWDSERQKIIEYCSYKCNDGHAYAGLCP; via the coding sequence GTGAGCGTTGCGTTCGGCTACGACGGCGACGGGCTGCTGACGAGCGCGGGCGACGAGTCGCTGGTGCACGCGGGGAGCTCGGGCCTGCTGACGAGCGCGGCGGTCGGCGAGGTCGACGTGGCGTGGACGTACGACGCGTTGGGGTCGGTCGCGACCGCGGTGACGCGCTACGACGGTGACGAGGTCGCGAGCTTTGCGTACGAGCTCGACGAGCTCGGGCGGATCGTGACGGTGACCGAGACTGTGGATGGCGATGCACGGGTGACCGCGTACGCGTACGACGAGGCCGGGCGGCTGTCGTCGGTGGACGTCGACGCTGCGAACGTGGCGTCGTACGAGTACGACGGGAACGGCAACCGCATCGAGATCACGACGGTGGTCGGTGGGACGCCGACGGTGGCGTCGGCGAGCATCGACGCGCAGGACCGGCTGGTCGTGCAGGGCGACGTGGAGTTCGAGTACGCGGTGACGGGTGAGCTGCTCTCGCGCAGCGAGGATGTGCTGGGGCTTGTCGCGGTGACGCAGTACGAGCACGACGCGTTCGGACAGCTGGTGGCGGTGGAGCTGCCGGATGCGACGCTGGTCGAGTACGAGCTGGACGCGCGAGGGCGACGCGTGTCGCGGTCGGTCGACGGCGTGTTGCAGCAGCAGTGGCTGTACCGCAGCCAGCTGCAGGTCGTGGCGGAGCTGGACGGAGCGGGCGACGAGGTGTCGCGGTTCGTGTACGGCAGCCACGGCCACGTGCCGGACCTGGTGCTGCGTGACGGCAGCACGTACCGGCTGGTGGTCGATCACGTCGGCAGCGTGCGGCTGGTGGTGGACGTGGCGACCGGGGCGATCGCGCAGCGGCTGGACTATGCCGGTCCTGGGGGCCCGTGGGGCGAGGTGCTGCTCGACACGAACCCCGGGTTCCAGCCGTTCGGGTTCGCCGGCGGGCTGTACGACGCGGCGACGGGGTTGGTGCACTTCGGCGCGCGCGAGTACGACCCGAGCATCGGGCGGTGGATCTCGAAGGACCCGGTGGGGTTCGATGGGGGGACGAATCACTTCGCGTACTGCGAAGGGGATCCGGTGAACCTGGTGGATCCGAATGGGGAGAACCCGATCGGCGCGGCAGCTGCCGCGTGCGCAGCCAGTGCCTGGTGCGCGTCCCTGGTCGCGACAGGCGCGAGCTTGTTGTACGCGCAAGCGGTGTGCTTCGCGTCGGGGGCCTGCAAGCTTCCGCCGTTTCCGCGGTTCGACTTTGATCTTCGGCTGCCGGAGAGCTGCCGCCCGATCGCGGACAAGCTGCGTGATCGAGTGAGTCGAGTGTCGCCGTACCGGGAACCAGCGGAGCGGCCGGAACGCGAATGCTGGGTGAACTCGGACATTCCGAGTTGGGAGGCATGGGATTCCGAGCGGCAGAAGATCATCGAGTATTGCTCCTACAAATGCAATGATGGCCATGCCTACGCCGGATTATGTCCATGA
- a CDS encoding AraC family transcriptional regulator: protein MVDPLAEVIALLQPRAVFSKAISGAGAWGVRYAAFGQPSFCAVLEGACRLAVDGAEPITLQGGDFVLLPATPSFTMSGFEPVAPRRITPVAGDATGDEVRHGNQHGRADARIQGGYFEFDSPDAALLVSLMPALVHVRGVERLATLVRLVGDESQARRSGRELVLRRLVEVLLIETLRASADDDSHPGLLRGLGDPRLAPAIRQMHAQLAKPWTVAQLAKLAALSRSTFFDRFTRAVGVPPMEYLLAWRMAVARDLLRRQDVRIAEVAERVGYGSASTFSTAFTRHVGQPPSRYARAA, encoded by the coding sequence ATGGTCGACCCGCTCGCCGAAGTCATCGCCCTGCTGCAACCCCGTGCGGTGTTCTCGAAGGCCATCAGCGGCGCGGGGGCGTGGGGTGTCCGCTATGCCGCGTTCGGTCAGCCGAGCTTCTGCGCGGTGCTCGAGGGCGCGTGCCGGCTCGCGGTCGACGGTGCCGAGCCCATCACGCTGCAGGGCGGCGACTTCGTGCTGCTGCCGGCGACGCCGAGCTTCACGATGTCGGGGTTCGAGCCGGTCGCGCCGCGACGGATCACGCCGGTCGCCGGCGATGCGACCGGCGACGAGGTCCGGCACGGCAACCAGCACGGTCGCGCCGACGCGCGCATCCAGGGCGGCTACTTCGAGTTCGACTCACCCGATGCGGCGCTGCTGGTGTCGCTGATGCCCGCGCTCGTGCACGTGCGTGGGGTCGAGCGGCTCGCGACGCTGGTGCGTCTGGTCGGCGACGAGTCGCAGGCCCGGCGATCGGGGCGGGAGCTGGTGCTGCGGCGGCTGGTCGAGGTGCTGCTGATCGAGACGCTGCGCGCGAGCGCCGACGACGACAGCCACCCCGGGCTGCTGCGGGGCCTCGGCGATCCTCGCCTGGCGCCGGCGATCCGGCAGATGCACGCCCAGCTCGCCAAGCCGTGGACGGTCGCACAGCTGGCCAAGCTCGCGGCGCTGTCACGCTCGACGTTCTTCGATCGCTTCACCCGTGCGGTCGGGGTGCCGCCGATGGAGTACCTGCTGGCGTGGCGCATGGCGGTCGCACGCGACCTGCTGCGGCGCCAGGACGTGCGCATCGCCGAGGTCGCGGAGCGGGTCGGCTACGGCTCGGCGAGCACCTTCAGCACCGCGTTCACGCGGCACGTGGGGCAGCCGCCGAGCCGCTATGCGCGGGCGGCTTGA
- a CDS encoding alpha/beta hydrolase fold domain-containing protein has product MSKISDDPRIDPRLKAVFGAMPDAPNPGDVPDRATLVAEFARPEVRQLFAAQTAMFDAMDDETVAPSRGLVLTSERFSSTLGGNTLAVQIIRPDTTAPVPCVYYLHGGAMQFWSCFDGMYRAWGRVIAACGVAVVMIDFRNALVPSSSGEIAPFPAGLDDCAAGLAWLHEHHRRLGIDPARIVVAGESGGGNLTLALGLRLLREGRQSLVKGLYALCPYIGGRWPNPEHPSSFDNDGILLELHNNRGAMAYGIDALDRRDPLAWPGFAAEADVAGLPPTVIHVDECDPLRDEGIAFYRLLLRSGVPARCRQSMGTIHGTEIFTAICPDISRDAARDLAAFATA; this is encoded by the coding sequence ATGTCCAAGATCTCCGACGATCCCCGCATCGACCCCCGTCTCAAGGCCGTTTTCGGCGCCATGCCCGATGCCCCGAACCCCGGCGACGTGCCCGATCGCGCGACCCTGGTCGCCGAGTTCGCGCGTCCGGAGGTCCGCCAGCTGTTCGCCGCCCAGACCGCCATGTTCGACGCGATGGACGACGAGACGGTGGCGCCCTCGCGCGGGCTGGTGCTCACGAGCGAGCGCTTCTCCTCGACGCTCGGCGGCAACACCCTCGCGGTGCAGATCATCCGCCCCGACACCACCGCGCCGGTGCCCTGCGTCTATTACCTGCACGGCGGGGCGATGCAGTTCTGGTCCTGCTTCGACGGCATGTACCGCGCCTGGGGTCGGGTGATCGCGGCCTGCGGCGTCGCGGTGGTGATGATCGACTTCCGCAACGCGCTGGTGCCGTCGTCGTCCGGCGAGATCGCGCCGTTCCCCGCCGGACTCGACGATTGCGCGGCCGGGCTCGCGTGGCTGCACGAGCATCATCGCCGGCTCGGCATCGACCCGGCGCGCATCGTGGTCGCGGGCGAGAGCGGCGGCGGCAACCTCACGCTCGCGCTGGGCCTGCGACTGCTCCGCGAGGGCCGCCAGAGCCTCGTGAAGGGCCTGTACGCGCTGTGTCCGTACATCGGCGGCCGCTGGCCGAACCCCGAGCATCCGTCGTCCTTCGACAACGACGGCATCCTGCTCGAGCTGCACAACAACCGCGGCGCGATGGCCTACGGCATCGACGCGTTGGATCGGCGCGACCCGCTGGCGTGGCCCGGCTTCGCCGCCGAGGCCGATGTCGCCGGACTCCCGCCAACGGTGATCCACGTCGACGAGTGCGACCCGCTGCGCGACGAGGGCATCGCGTTCTACCGCTTGCTGCTGCGCAGCGGCGTGCCGGCCCGCTGCCGCCAGTCGATGGGGACCATCCACGGCACCGAGATCTTCACCGCCATCTGTCCCGACATCAGCCGCGACGCCGCCCGCGACCTCGCGGCCTTCGCCACCGCCTGA
- a CDS encoding ATP-binding protein, producing MPLTLPSTIATRALVPWGLDFESGMVPPYPYPDFHGRLGEQRRLREWLGATDRAVRPRGGAALVTGFRGVGKSLLVNKVLFDAGMQGLLGLAFADGDAPADERWGPFARSDLEQVIEERRLNDQAVMFFPVRVEIADAIEPDKLFKRLLRRTYFAAAHNHLGALRPDLLRRLRFAYLRTLKGAEIEQYEGFKSRFGLDFDNVGKLEVTAQQEWEFAETLKLVAGPLDIEEAEDEILEFGRGLGASRVGQSRGAKSRASSWVRRTLDEFQAAWSGTQGLRIHLVYVFDELDKLASDFDSNARRDGQLSIATEVVNRLKGLFTTGEMSCVVIGGISLEEAWAREEIRHDSVLRSLFSPHVYVPQLDAADLRELGYEGDASVRLAALATRGRYKHLIWYGGGDESRVESRLADVVGAWGPAPRGPLEPQQWAEALAGASDLTALAEFLYSTMPVHLDPLFRWDLARTVVTVEFQSMRSDVQSVDRDAVARVVESKQLDLVLERLRAFVARSPGAPQARLRSESHRHTAAASSLTSTTPQGTLDRSGGNDPKR from the coding sequence ATGCCGCTGACGCTGCCCAGCACGATCGCCACGCGGGCCCTGGTGCCGTGGGGGCTCGACTTCGAGTCGGGCATGGTCCCGCCGTATCCGTACCCCGACTTCCACGGTCGACTGGGCGAGCAACGACGGCTGCGCGAGTGGCTGGGCGCGACCGACCGCGCGGTGCGACCCCGCGGTGGCGCGGCGCTCGTGACCGGCTTTCGCGGCGTGGGCAAGAGCCTGCTGGTCAACAAGGTGCTGTTCGACGCCGGCATGCAGGGCCTCTTGGGCTTGGCGTTCGCCGATGGCGACGCGCCCGCGGACGAGCGCTGGGGCCCGTTCGCGCGCAGCGACCTCGAGCAGGTGATCGAGGAGCGGCGGCTCAACGATCAGGCGGTGATGTTCTTCCCGGTGCGGGTCGAGATCGCCGACGCCATCGAGCCCGACAAGCTGTTCAAGCGCCTGCTGCGTCGCACGTACTTCGCGGCCGCGCACAACCACTTGGGCGCGCTGCGACCCGACCTGCTGCGACGGCTCCGCTTCGCGTACCTGCGCACGCTCAAGGGCGCGGAGATCGAGCAGTACGAGGGCTTCAAGAGCCGCTTCGGGCTCGACTTCGACAACGTCGGCAAGCTCGAGGTCACCGCCCAGCAAGAGTGGGAATTCGCCGAGACGCTGAAGCTGGTCGCGGGCCCGCTCGACATCGAGGAGGCCGAGGACGAGATCCTCGAGTTCGGCCGTGGGCTCGGGGCCTCGCGGGTGGGGCAGTCGCGCGGGGCCAAGTCGCGCGCGAGCTCGTGGGTGCGCCGCACCCTCGACGAGTTCCAAGCCGCGTGGTCGGGCACCCAGGGCCTGCGCATCCACCTGGTCTACGTGTTCGACGAGCTCGACAAGCTGGCGTCGGACTTCGACAGCAACGCGCGTCGCGACGGCCAGCTCAGCATCGCCACCGAGGTCGTCAATCGCTTGAAGGGGCTGTTCACCACCGGCGAGATGTCGTGCGTGGTGATCGGTGGCATCTCGCTCGAAGAAGCGTGGGCGCGCGAGGAGATCCGACACGACTCGGTGCTGCGCTCGCTGTTCAGCCCCCACGTCTACGTGCCGCAGCTCGACGCCGCGGATCTGCGCGAGCTCGGCTACGAGGGCGACGCGTCGGTGCGGCTGGCCGCGCTGGCGACCCGCGGTCGCTACAAGCACCTCATCTGGTACGGCGGCGGCGACGAGAGCCGCGTCGAGTCGCGGCTGGCCGACGTCGTCGGCGCGTGGGGTCCGGCGCCCAGGGGCCCGCTCGAGCCGCAGCAGTGGGCCGAGGCGCTGGCCGGCGCCAGCGATCTCACTGCGCTGGCGGAGTTCCTCTACTCGACGATGCCGGTGCACCTCGACCCGCTCTTTCGCTGGGATCTCGCGCGCACGGTGGTGACGGTCGAGTTCCAGTCGATGCGCTCCGACGTGCAGTCGGTCGATCGTGACGCGGTCGCGCGGGTGGTCGAGAGCAAGCAGCTCGACCTCGTGCTCGAGCGGCTGCGGGCCTTCGTGGCGCGCTCGCCGGGCGCTCCGCAGGCACGGCTGCGCTCGGAGTCCCATCGCCACACCGCGGCGGCGTCGTCGCTGACCTCGACCACGCCGCAGGGCACGCTCGATCGCTCGGGCGGGAACGATCCCAAGCGGTAG